The nucleotide sequence GTTGTTGGGCGTAATCGTAAGAAACACTTTTCATTTCATCATGTAGTTTTGCTTCTGGCTCTAAAAATTAGGAAAGACTTGGCGGAAATCGCCAATTGGCTTGGTCCGGCTAAGAAAGGCATGAAACTCTTTGGACATTGCTTAGGTTGTTTTGTGCTGATAAAGGGAGAAAAAAAATTTATGGATCTCGTTTTACCCCCTTTGAAATCAGATAGTGGTGATATGGTTACAGGCAAAGACTCGGGACCTTGATTTGATTGTTAATAAAATGAAATCAATTCCGGACTCGTTTAGTCGGCCTTACTTAGGCCTATGGTAGATTCCTGGTAAGGTAGAGAGGGATAAGATCTCTAGTCCGGTAAGCAAGGAGGCGACGGGAGGGAGGGTTTGGTATGGTATTGAGACCAATAGGGAAACATAATAAATAGGCTCCCACAGGCTTCGAAGCAGTTATTTAAGGCAAGAGTTTCTGATTAAACTGCGCTGGGCAGGATCCAACAGCTTAGAAAGGGTCAGGAAATGAGCAGAGAAGGGGTTGGATTTCATCTATGATCAGATCAATGGCCAAATATAGTTTACTGGATTTCATCTGATCAGATCAATGGCCATCCATAGTTAATTTTTTTTCGTAGTGTTGCTAACGTTGTTGAAAGTTGATTACTTATGTAGGTACCGATCATATCGACCATTCTGTTTCGTCAACCATATTTCAAATCCAAGAAACAAGTGCAAGTAACAAAGAAATCCCATCCAGTATCCAGTATATAACTTAAAACACGTTCATTGAAGTTCCGCAAAATAGCACGGTATATATTTAAGAGCAATTTGTTAAGCTAGTATTTCCTTGAAAAAATAAATTTGTAAGAGTATACACGAATATGCCAAATCCAGGGATGTCCACGCCGCATGAAACCGGACTTCCCAAATCCGGGTTTGTCCTCGTTGGCATGTACTTTTCTTACAAATATGTAAACCGAATTTCCCAAATCCAGGTTCATCATTTGATTATTGAAGTCATTTATTTTGTTATTGTTAGAGGCTACATATGGTGGTTAGTTAAATACAAATTTCGAAAATGATAAAAGGTTTCAAAACGAGGTATCGTGGCAGCTGCGCGTTCCTGAGGTTACCACTTAGATAAAAATTTCAAACATGATAAATGTTTCAAAATGTTTCCTGCTTGATACAAAAGGATGCTATCATCATTTAAAATCTGCATAATAGAATAGTACAACTGCAGTACATAGTACTTGAGTTAATAGAAAGGTAAGTTACTAGTTTTTATAACTGCAGCAGACTATCAAAAGCTTCTTAGTGTACAGATTCCAACTTAGCAACAAGCCAACAGTAATTATATATACACGCAATTATATAAGACATAAATATTTACTACTTGTTTGGATGAATAGCCAACTGAAGCTGCTTTGAGCGGCATAATTTTGCAGGATTTTTAAAAGTAGTAATCTTGGCAGGTTTCTTATCCGATAAAACAACACGCGCGATACTGAAAGATTCACCTTTTTTAACAGCGAACGCCCACTCCTTTAAACTTATATTAAACCAATCCTTGTTCATCTTCGATGTTGATTTAACTTCAATGTATTCCTTCTCGTTGTTATCCTTATCTTCAACAAGAATATCATACGGCAATCCAGATTCGTTGACCTCGTTGACCCACGTCACACGTTTTTCACCAAGTTCTGTACAAAAGTATTTGAACGCCTCACTTTCTCCTATCCTCCCGGTTATCACATTTTGTGGGGTATCTGAAGAATATACGTTCATATCGATAACAGTATCCAACATGTCCGGGTCACTGATACTATCTAATAATCCAACATCATGCGGTATCAAAACGGGTCCCATTTTCCAATGGACAGGTGGCCAACTTGACATTTTCCCCGTTTTTCTAGTCATACTAGACCCCGCTTCAGATGATGAAGTAGATGATAACGACCATTGTGATTCTTCACTCGGAAGATTTGGTAAATTTTGACTATTCGTAACAAATTCTTCCATTTTTACCTCGGTAAAACCCGATTTCGCCATTGTTGTAATCACGTGAAGGAAATTCGTGAAATTAAATTCGGGTATTCCAACAAGAAGAAGACGGGAAAGCTCGATAAAAAGCGAATGGTCATCGAATTTACGAGCTGCGTACAAAACGTTGTCGTGTAATAGACAAGTGCACTCAGTTAGATTATTGGATTTAATCCCGAACTTGTTTATGACGTACGTGTAGAACAATTTATCTACCACAGTGATTTTCAAAGAGTGTAGGGTTTTGAATCCGGACAGCTTGAGTTGATAATATTCATTTGGATGAATGTTATAAATGTAACGCTGAGCATATGGGAGAGCCCAATTCACCAATGAAATTATGTAACTGCTATCTGTCGGCCCATCATGTACTACTTCACGATTTACATTCTGCAAAACGACACAATAATTCTAGACGGTTAGTATGTTGTAgaggtggcaattttgacccatttatttAAAACAGGGATTGCTTCGGGTTTGATTTGGTAGAAGGGGGATAGATCAATTCGGATTCAGATTAGTATTTTATAATATTTCCATTTTGGTCAAAACTAACTTCTTTATGTCGGGTTGGTTCTCTTAATACATGATTTACTAAATATGTAAACAAGTTACAACATTCTATTCTACATAACATTATTCCTCGTGTTATTAGTAGCCTATTATCATTTGTAACCAATTTAGTAAAGGGTTGCAAAATGGGCGGGTAAGGTAGGTTGGGAAATAGGTCAAATAAGGTTATGGAACAGGTTTATTGAATACAAAAACAATTTTAGGAGGCTGTAAACGTTTGAATACAATTTAGACAAATTATAACACATTTGACTGTTGTACCCAGTTGAAATTTTCTCCCTTTTAGCTAAATTTTCAGAttttacccatttgacccgttaatGATAAATCATAATCCTTATAAAAATAATGGGTCGAAATTTCCACCTTTATTGAGAGAAAGAGAGCATATGAGTGAGTAGTACCTCAGAGAGAGAAGGGATTCCGAGTCTAGAAAATAAAACAGAAACTTTATCCCGAAGCATTTGTTTTTCTCCGGTTGTTAGCTCCCAAAAATGCAAAATATTAACATTTTTCAAGTTGATGAATTCTTTTGTTAGTTGTTCATACTCACACCAAAATATTAGACCAAAGGATTTATGCAATGAGACCCATTCATTGTGCGAAGTTGGAAGGACCCTCATTTTCTTATCCTTCATGCTTTTTTTCACGTAGTCAATATCATCACATCTCATAATCCCCGAGTCTAACTCGTCACTCCATTTTCGGAAAACTTGGAAAACCTAACATATCAACCACGTCAATATTTTGAAACAAAATCGCATAATAAAGCTTTAACCATTTTGAGACCATAATAAAGTAAATGAATAAACTACTCACTGTTTTAGATGCAAGTGATGGCAAACTCCCATTTGATAACTGTAATAACGGCTCAAGGTAGCTTAAAAGAGGAGGATTTTCAGCAACTCCAAATTCCTTCACAAAGAAATCATGAAGGCCAGGAGGATAAATGTTGCTTAACATCATGCTGAAAAGACGATTAGTCTTATTATATTGGTAAAACCGAGGATGATTAGACTTTGTTTGTTCCATTAAACCGGTTGAATCATCCCAACATACCTCACTGGGAGATAATAATAAACCGCATACCATTTCATTTGTGTTACTAATAAACACCCAAGGAACGAATATGAAAGGTTGAGAACAAAGCTCCTTAGATATTTTCTTCTTCGAGATGCTCATTCTATTTAATAAATAAGTGTAGAACTTGGACATCTGATATATGCTGgcataaataaaaattttaaacgattaataataaagaaaaaaaatatacaaaaaatatataaaCTAATGAGAGATATAAAGAGTGAAACCAACCTCGCCCGTAAAGTTATCTTAGATCTTCTCCAAACTCTGAGAACTGCTAAAGCATCATCAAGAGTGACTGTATTCTTCAACCCAATATCGTTTAAGAGCTTCATATTAGAAATCTACGTAACAAGAAACGCATCATATGTGAAAATTCATATGTGTTGTATAGAACTAATAATGTGTTGTGTTGCTAATACAAAAAATTTAAATTACTAACCTTTGGGACAGTGTATGGTGCCGTGTTACCAAGAATTTCAAGCACATTTTCACAGTTATGGAACAAATCTTTAGGAAAGTGAAGTTGATCATCCATACTAGACGCCAACCATCGAACGCCACTTAGGATTTTTATAACATAACCTTTATATGGCTTGTCACTAAAGTAAACGTCCCACACCGTATCAAGTACCTTTAAAAGGCATACACCTTTTTGTTTATCACCATTCGAGGAAACATGCGACAACAAATGAATTAACTCTTGTGAATCCCAATCATCACTCTTTTTGGATTTAACTATTTTCACAAAATCAGTAACTCCCAATTTCATCAAAAAATTCCTCCATTTCGATAACGCTTTAGATAACGAGTTGTGAACCGGATGCTTCAGATAAGCGATATCAATCTCAACCCATTTCATAGTGGACCCATCAAGCAACTTGCTCATATCGATTGGATTACCGAATTCTTTACCGAAATGAATTGCCACGTCAGCAAATCGTACATACCCATAATTTGTGGAAACATATGCATCCTTACTCAAACGTGAGAGTATCTGCTCCTTTTCTACAAGACACTTAGAACAACCCGATTCTAAGTGAACCATCACAAAAGAAAGATACTCGATCATTAACTCTTTACCTTCCGCCattattatatttttactacataaTGCGGGTAACACGTGCATTGTTAAAGTATCATGTGCAGCTAATCTCTGGACCCCAAGTTTGTAAAGCATTTGGGTTATGTTTTCAACATGGTCACTGAAAAGGGCCGGATTAACAATTCGGAGTTTCGGATTGATAATTCCAAACGTTCTAAACCCATGCTCATTCTTAAGTATCCAGATTACACCTTCGCTAATTGACGCATAACTACCATCTAAAAGAGGAATAAACGGTAATTGGCTAAGAGAGCATATGATCATATCATACTCAGGTTGATTAACCAACAATATCTGATGATACAAAACATTTAGCCAAGATGATAGCCAACTGAGACCCATTGATTTAAGAGAACCAACCCCCCCACATAATAAAGAAGCCATAAAATCAACAAGAAATATGGGTCCACATTCTTCAATGCTTAAAGCTTGTGCTAATGAATCTGATAAAACCGTATCTTTATTCAAGTATCCGACATTAAGATGCTCCCTTATCAAACTATCCGGCAACAGCGAACGTGTTTCTTCCGTCCAGTTTCTTACGACTTTACATGGGCGGACCCACACATTGTCATCATCCCCTTCTTCTAGAAGCAGACAATTAGACACACGCAACTTGGAAATAATCGTATGTGTTAAGCAAGAAAAAAACCCTTCAACTTGGTCTTCTTCAAGAGGAACGAAACTTAAAAATACGGAAACACCCTTGGCTGGATTCTCCTTAAAACAAGGAAGACTACAGAATGAAATTTCAGCATTAACAAACACATTTGGAAGCTCATTTAGCAACCATTGGTTCCATGGATTATCTACTTCAACTTCTTCTTTCCTAGATGACGAAACGATAAAATCCGCTTGAATGATAAATTTTAAACCGAACGAGATTAATGGAAGCAGAGAAGCGAAAACAAGATTCTCGTATATCTCCGGGGTGTAGTTTCCATCATTTAAACCCTTTAACATAAACGCTATTGATATTTCAGTCGTCGTTTGGACATGATGATCACTACTtacttgatcatccacttgaagtTTTGACTTTTTGACAAACCAAGTTGTCTTTTCTTCTTCTTGAAAGATGTTAACAAATCCGTCTCCAACAACTTCTTTTCTCATAACAATGAGTGAATTATGTACAAAATTTATGTACTTGATACATTCAAGGCGATGAAGAAATAGCATTACACACGGATGGAGTTTAGGAAACATTAAAGTTAAGTAGACTTGTGCAAGTTCTTCATTTTTCTTTGGAAGGACCATGCATGTGTTCCAACGTTTATCGTCCATTGGATCACAACTATCCAAAGCAGCAGCAACCATCTTGCAAAACAAACTAATATCACGAGGTGGAATCCATTTTGGCAAACCATTAGTATTACTTAACATAATATGGAAGTCATTAGAATGTATTTCGAGAGCGTTAGTAAACCAAAATACAGAATTGAAAGCAGCAACGCCTTTTTTCCCAATATATTTGTTACCACTAGTACTACTAGGGTCCTTTTTAGAACAGAAAACATCATCACAAAGTGCTTTAATACTTTCAACAGAAAAACCTTGATCATTATTCAAGACTATAACTCTGGTTTCTTGAACAATGAAGGTCACAGTCGGCTCCACATCACATGGGTACACGTTTTCATCAGCATTTCGAACCTAAACATTACATAAAAAATCAGTCAAAGTCAAATTTAATTAATCCCGAAGCTATTAGTTCAAAGTCGGATTAATTTGGTCATAATCAgtcaaagtcaaagttggtcaacagaCTGACTAGTCCTAGACTTGGCCCATTAGTCCTTTCAAGGTTTCGACTACTTTTACAACCCTGTCTAGAAGACTAGAAGGTGGCCTAGTGGTACGTTGTCCTAAATGTATATAGGATTTGAAACTCACTACATCATAGCCATATGCCCATACGATCTGTTACCAGATAAGATTTGTAACAGTTTAAACGCTAACTCGTTTAAATTAGTGGGGCACGTTGAGTCTATGTCCTCATTACTAGTAGAATTCTATGTTCGGGTTGATTATTCCAACCCACAAATCCGAAGACCCAAAATTCCACCACTCACAATAACAACAAAGAAAGTTATGATCAACTAAAAACCCTCCTaagcataatga is from Rutidosis leptorrhynchoides isolate AG116_Rl617_1_P2 chromosome 10, CSIRO_AGI_Rlap_v1, whole genome shotgun sequence and encodes:
- the LOC139870040 gene encoding protein NO VEIN-like, with protein sequence MGLKLSKSSDHDDALSTSTSLLHSPAVQDSHFVLELVRNADENVYPCDVEPTVTFIVQETRVIVLNNDQGFSVESIKALCDDVFCSKKDPSSTSGNKYIGKKGVAAFNSVFWFTNALEIHSNDFHIMLSNTNGLPKWIPPRDISLFCKMVAAALDSCDPMDDKRWNTCMVLPKKNEELAQVYLTLMFPKLHPCVMLFLHRLECIKYINFVHNSLIVMRKEVVGDGFVNIFQEEEKTTWFVKKSKLQVDDQVSSDHHVQTTTEISIAFMLKGLNDGNYTPEIYENLVFASLLPLISFGLKFIIQADFIVSSSRKEEVEVDNPWNQWLLNELPNVFVNAEISFCSLPCFKENPAKGVSVFLSFVPLEEDQVEGFFSCLTHTIISKLRVSNCLLLEEGDDDNVWVRPCKVVRNWTEETRSLLPDSLIREHLNVGYLNKDTVLSDSLAQALSIEECGPIFLVDFMASLLCGGVGSLKSMGLSWLSSWLNVLYHQILLVNQPEYDMIICSLSQLPFIPLLDGSYASISEGVIWILKNEHGFRTFGIINPKLRIVNPALFSDHVENITQMLYKLGVQRLAAHDTLTMHVLPALCSKNIIMAEGKELMIEYLSFVMVHLESGCSKCLVEKEQILSRLSKDAYVSTNYGYVRFADVAIHFGKEFGNPIDMSKLLDGSTMKWVEIDIAYLKHPVHNSLSKALSKWRNFLMKLGVTDFVKIVKSKKSDDWDSQELIHLLSHVSSNGDKQKGVCLLKVLDTVWDVYFSDKPYKGYVIKILSGVRWLASSMDDQLHFPKDLFHNCENVLEILGNTAPYTVPKISNMKLLNDIGLKNTVTLDDALAVLRVWRRSKITLRASIYQMSKFYTYLLNRMSISKKKISKELCSQPFIFVPWVFISNTNEMVCGLLLSPSEVCWDDSTGLMEQTKSNHPRFYQYNKTNRLFSMMLSNIYPPGLHDFFVKEFGVAENPPLLSYLEPLLQLSNGSLPSLASKTVFQVFRKWSDELDSGIMRCDDIDYVKKSMKDKKMRVLPTSHNEWVSLHKSFGLIFWCEYEQLTKEFINLKNVNILHFWELTTGEKQMLRDKVSVLFSRLGIPSLSENVNREVVHDGPTDSSYIISLVNWALPYAQRYIYNIHPNEYYQLKLSGFKTLHSLKITVVDKLFYTYVINKFGIKSNNLTECTCLLHDNVLYAARKFDDHSLFIELSRLLLVGIPEFNFTNFLHVITTMAKSGFTEVKMEEFVTNSQNLPNLPSEESQWSLSSTSSSEAGSSMTRKTGKMSSWPPVHWKMGPVLIPHDVGLLDSISDPDMLDTVIDMNVYSSDTPQNVITGRIGESEAFKYFCTELGEKRVTWVNEVNESGLPYDILVEDKDNNEKEYIEVKSTSKMNKDWFNISLKEWAFAVKKGESFSIARVVLSDKKPAKITTFKNPAKLCRSKQLQLAIHPNK